The Flavobacterium praedii genome window below encodes:
- a CDS encoding ComEA family DNA-binding protein has product MNINFFKQYLKISRHQRSGVLFLFGIIIILQLIYFFVDFNTIRKVYPEEHKWLSLQSEIDAGKWQNQNSSPRIFPFNPNFITDYKGYKLGMSVLEIDRLLAFRKENKFVNSAKEFQNVTKVSDSLLNAIAPYFKFPDWVNRNKETKVYKYGQHLAFSKKEKIVLIDINQASKEDLIKINGIGEAISIRILTQKEKLGGFVSMEQLKEVWGLPPEVILNLNTHFVISKPTTLHKININNASLKELSQFFYFKYDLAKQIVKYRSMYGDFKNIEDLIKINGFPVEKANYIALYLDF; this is encoded by the coding sequence ATGAATATCAATTTTTTTAAACAATATTTAAAAATTTCAAGACATCAACGGTCTGGCGTCCTCTTTTTGTTCGGAATCATCATCATTTTACAATTGATTTATTTTTTTGTAGATTTTAATACAATCAGAAAAGTTTATCCAGAAGAACATAAATGGCTTTCGCTTCAATCTGAAATAGATGCAGGTAAATGGCAGAATCAAAACAGCTCTCCCCGAATTTTTCCTTTTAATCCTAATTTTATAACCGATTATAAAGGGTATAAATTAGGAATGTCTGTTCTGGAAATCGATAGACTTCTTGCCTTTAGGAAAGAAAATAAGTTTGTAAATTCTGCCAAAGAGTTTCAAAACGTGACAAAAGTTTCAGATTCATTGTTGAATGCCATTGCTCCCTATTTCAAATTTCCAGATTGGGTGAATCGGAACAAAGAGACTAAAGTATATAAGTATGGTCAGCATTTGGCTTTTTCCAAAAAAGAAAAAATAGTTCTAATAGATATCAATCAAGCTTCTAAAGAAGATTTAATCAAAATTAATGGGATAGGCGAGGCAATCTCTATTCGAATTTTAACACAAAAAGAAAAATTAGGTGGTTTTGTGTCGATGGAACAGCTCAAAGAGGTTTGGGGATTGCCTCCAGAAGTAATTCTGAATTTAAATACTCACTTTGTCATCTCAAAACCCACAACTTTGCATAAAATAAATATTAATAATGCATCATTAAAGGAACTTTCTCAGTTTTTTTATTTCAAATATGATTTAGCAAAACAAATTGTAAAATATAGAAGTATGTATGGTGATTTTAAAAATATTGAGGATTTGATAAAAATTAACGGCTTTCCTGTTGAAAAAGCAAATTATATTGCCTTATATTTGGACTTTTAA
- a CDS encoding amino acid permease has product MSIWKRKPLAQLLAEAADSEKGLKKTLTAPGLVALGIGAIIGAGLFSITGLAASMNAGPAITISFLVAAFGCIFAGLCYAEFSSMIPVAGSAYTYSFATMGEFVAWIIGWDLVLEYAVGAATVSISWSRYFGKFLGGYGIHLNEAYMLSPFEGGIINIPAVAIVMIMSLILIRGTKESAFVNGIIVLLKVTVVLVFIAVGWQYIRPENYTPYIPENTGKFGEFGFSGIIRAAAIVFFAYIGFDAVSTAAQEAKNPKRDMPIGILLSLAICTILYILFAHVMTGVVNYQAFAGKDGIAPVAIAVDAMGPMGANGLITPAYPWLNNAIILAILGGYSSVILVMLMGQSRVFFSMSKDGLMPKVFSEVHSKFRTPAKNNLLFMVIVSLFAAFVPARVVGEMTSIGTLFAFILVCIGVLIMRKKMPEAPRAFRTPFVPYVPIAGVLVCLFMMVFLPLDTWIRLIAWMMVGFDLYLFYGMKNSVLNKGNFSLKSYKTVAGSGLGMVLALVIVAFINHLDPNIHEDFLFYFSLVFAAIHVFIYSYSFKKSKDS; this is encoded by the coding sequence ATGTCTATTTGGAAAAGAAAACCATTAGCTCAACTACTAGCAGAAGCTGCTGATTCTGAAAAAGGATTAAAGAAAACCTTAACAGCCCCAGGTTTGGTTGCATTAGGGATTGGCGCCATTATTGGAGCAGGATTATTTTCAATTACTGGACTAGCTGCATCAATGAATGCTGGGCCAGCTATAACAATATCTTTTCTTGTAGCTGCATTTGGTTGTATTTTCGCTGGTTTATGCTATGCTGAATTTTCTTCAATGATACCAGTTGCGGGTAGTGCTTATACCTACTCCTTTGCCACAATGGGAGAATTTGTAGCATGGATAATTGGCTGGGATTTAGTATTAGAATATGCAGTAGGAGCCGCAACAGTTTCTATTAGTTGGTCGCGGTATTTTGGCAAATTCTTAGGCGGTTATGGCATACATCTTAATGAAGCTTATATGCTATCCCCATTTGAAGGAGGTATCATTAATATCCCAGCAGTTGCAATCGTCATGATAATGTCTTTAATATTAATTAGAGGCACCAAAGAATCTGCATTTGTAAATGGAATTATCGTATTATTAAAAGTAACAGTAGTTTTAGTTTTTATTGCTGTAGGATGGCAATATATTAGACCTGAAAACTACACACCATACATCCCTGAAAACACAGGAAAGTTTGGAGAATTTGGTTTTTCAGGTATTATTAGAGCAGCTGCGATCGTGTTTTTTGCTTATATTGGTTTTGACGCTGTATCTACAGCTGCACAAGAAGCAAAAAATCCAAAAAGAGATATGCCAATTGGAATTCTTTTATCGTTAGCAATATGTACAATACTTTATATCCTTTTTGCTCACGTAATGACAGGAGTTGTAAACTATCAAGCCTTTGCTGGTAAAGATGGTATCGCACCTGTAGCAATAGCAGTTGATGCAATGGGACCAATGGGAGCCAATGGATTAATAACTCCTGCCTATCCATGGTTAAACAACGCAATAATATTAGCAATTTTAGGAGGATATTCTTCTGTAATCTTAGTGATGTTAATGGGACAAAGTAGAGTGTTTTTCTCTATGAGTAAAGATGGTTTAATGCCAAAAGTTTTCTCCGAAGTTCATTCAAAATTCAGAACTCCAGCCAAAAACAATTTGCTTTTTATGGTAATTGTCAGTCTTTTTGCTGCATTCGTTCCAGCGAGAGTTGTTGGTGAAATGACAAGTATAGGTACTTTATTCGCTTTTATACTAGTATGTATTGGAGTATTAATTATGCGTAAAAAAATGCCTGAAGCTCCAAGAGCCTTTAGAACACCATTTGTACCATACGTTCCTATAGCTGGTGTTTTAGTATGTTTGTTTATGATGGTATTTTTACCATTAGACACTTGGATTCGATTAATAGCATGGATGATGGTTGGATTTGATTTATATTTGTTTTACGGAATGAAAAATAGTGTTTTAAACAAAGGTAATTTTAGTTTAAAAAGCTACAAAACAGTTGCTGGCTCAGGATTAGGAATGGTACTTGCCTTAGTTATTGTTGCATTCATAAATCACTTAGATCCTAATATACACGAAGATTTCTTATTTTACTTCTCATTAGTATTTGCAGCAATACATGTATTTATATACTCGTACAGCTTCAAAAAATCTAAAGACTCATAA
- a CDS encoding PspC family transcriptional regulator: MRAVIRLKFFLEKYGFHVSSRLADKLGMRVTSVRLFFIYISFVTAGLGFGVYLTLAFWIRLKDLVRAKRTSVFDL; the protein is encoded by the coding sequence ATGCGTGCAGTAATACGATTAAAGTTTTTTCTTGAAAAATATGGTTTTCATGTCTCTTCTCGTTTGGCTGATAAATTAGGAATGAGGGTGACAAGTGTGCGTTTGTTTTTTATCTATATTTCTTTTGTCACGGCAGGATTGGGTTTTGGAGTTTATCTTACATTGGCTTTCTGGATTCGTCTTAAAGATTTAGTTAGAGCAAAACGTACTTCTGTTTTTGATTTATAG
- a CDS encoding DUF2851 family protein produces MKEDFLHYLWKFKKFDALNLKTSNQEEIIISNVGQYLEQAGPDFFNAQITIGNQKWAGNVEIHVKSSDWYLHHHEVDVSYKNVILHVVWEHDSEIYRSNNSEIPVLELKNYVCTEIVNNYQKLLRPKSWIFCEKQLKEIPQFTLINWQERLFFERLERKSIPVFELLVSTNNDWEAVLFCLLAKSFGLNTNGDIFLKIAQSIPFSVIRKECFEVENLEALLFGSAGLLDAEKEDNYFKDLKFRYFYLLHKYQLDKSCVEPVQFFKHRPDNFPTIRLSQLANLYHKHQNLFSKISGLNAINAIYDFFCISVSPYWQTHYQFDKESPKKKKILSKSFLDLIVLNTIIPLQFAYVKSQGKEASEDLITILNEIDPEKNSIIDKFGSFGIKAKNAFETQSLLQLKNEYCNKNKCLDCAIGMELLKNN; encoded by the coding sequence ATGAAAGAAGATTTTCTCCACTACCTCTGGAAGTTCAAAAAATTTGATGCTTTAAATCTAAAAACGAGTAATCAAGAGGAAATCATAATTAGTAATGTCGGGCAGTATCTAGAACAGGCAGGCCCTGATTTTTTCAATGCTCAAATTACTATTGGAAATCAGAAGTGGGCTGGAAATGTTGAAATTCATGTCAAATCTTCTGATTGGTATCTCCATCATCATGAAGTAGATGTGAGTTATAAAAACGTAATTTTGCATGTGGTTTGGGAGCACGATTCCGAAATTTACCGAAGCAATAATTCTGAAATTCCTGTACTAGAACTAAAAAATTATGTTTGTACAGAAATTGTAAATAATTATCAAAAATTGTTGCGTCCAAAATCTTGGATTTTTTGCGAAAAACAGCTAAAGGAAATTCCTCAATTTACATTAATCAATTGGCAAGAACGATTGTTTTTTGAGCGATTGGAAAGGAAATCAATACCTGTTTTTGAATTGTTAGTATCGACCAATAATGATTGGGAAGCTGTTCTGTTTTGTCTTTTGGCTAAAAGCTTTGGTTTAAATACCAATGGCGATATTTTTCTGAAAATTGCTCAATCTATTCCATTTTCAGTCATTCGAAAAGAATGTTTTGAAGTAGAGAATCTCGAAGCTTTACTTTTCGGTTCTGCAGGATTATTGGATGCTGAAAAAGAAGATAACTATTTCAAAGATTTGAAATTCAGGTATTTTTATTTGCTCCATAAATACCAATTAGACAAAAGTTGTGTCGAACCTGTACAGTTTTTTAAACATCGCCCTGATAATTTTCCAACAATTCGGTTGTCCCAGTTAGCTAATTTGTACCACAAACATCAAAATTTATTTTCAAAAATAAGTGGCTTGAATGCTATCAATGCAATTTATGATTTTTTTTGCATTTCGGTCTCTCCTTATTGGCAAACTCATTATCAATTCGATAAAGAAAGTCCCAAGAAAAAGAAAATCTTGTCCAAATCTTTTCTGGATTTAATTGTTTTGAATACGATTATTCCGCTTCAATTTGCTTATGTCAAAAGTCAAGGAAAGGAGGCTTCGGAGGATTTAATTACTATTTTAAATGAAATTGATCCTGAGAAAAATTCAATAATAGATAAATTTGGTTCCTTTGGGATAAAAGCTAAAAATGCATTTGAAACACAATCATTATTGCAACTCAAAAATGAATATTGCAATAAAAATAAATGTCTGGATTGTGCTATCGGAATGGAACTGCTGAAAAATAATTAG
- a CDS encoding 3'-5' exonuclease — MTFTAIDFETATAYHPCSVGIVTVENGVIVDEFVTLIKPPNNEYNPFTIRVHGIYPRDTANAKSFVEVFPEIQKRLQNRIIVAHNESFDRNVLSKSMALYGLNYEDLNIGSRWECTVKIYKSKGLKPTKLSDCCKAMQIQLNHHEALSDARACAKLYLLK; from the coding sequence ATGACCTTTACTGCTATAGATTTTGAAACGGCCACCGCTTATCATCCGTGTTCGGTTGGGATTGTTACCGTCGAAAATGGGGTTATTGTAGATGAGTTTGTGACTTTAATCAAACCACCCAACAACGAATACAATCCTTTTACGATTCGAGTACATGGAATTTATCCGAGAGATACGGCGAATGCTAAATCGTTTGTAGAGGTTTTTCCCGAAATTCAAAAAAGACTTCAAAACAGAATCATTGTGGCGCATAATGAAAGTTTTGATCGTAATGTTTTATCTAAATCTATGGCGCTTTATGGTTTGAACTACGAAGATTTAAATATTGGATCCCGTTGGGAATGTACTGTCAAAATATATAAATCTAAAGGTTTAAAACCAACTAAATTAAGTGATTGCTGTAAAGCAATGCAAATTCAACTGAATCATCACGAAGCTTTATCTGATGCTAGAGCTTGTGCTAAATTGTATTTATTGAAATAA
- a CDS encoding pyridoxal-phosphate dependent enzyme has product MEYSENILGTIGNTPLVKLNKITSEVDALVLAKVETFNPGNSVKDRMAVKMIEDAEADGRLQPGGTIIEGTSGNTGMGLALVAIIKGYKLICVISDKQSKEKMDILRAVGAKVVVCPTDVEPTDPRSYYSVSKRLASETPNSWYVNQYDNMSNSLAHYEQTGPEIWKQTEGKITHFVVGVGTGGTISGVGKFLKEKNPNIKIWGIDTYGSVFKKYHETGIFDENEIYSYITEGIGEDILPKNVDFSLIDGFTKVTDKDAAVYTRKIALEEGIFVGNSAGAAIKGLLQLKEHFKPEDVVVVLFHDSGSRYVGKMFNDDWMRERGFLEDDVTKAEDVIKDHINQPLVIVRTEELVSHAIDRMRKYNISQIPVVDITGFVGSVDETDLFRSYVADKNVADKPIKEVMGKPFPVVKLGTSIEDVSKLFTKENDAVLVELENGNHQIITKSDIIRSMK; this is encoded by the coding sequence ATGGAATACTCAGAAAATATATTAGGCACCATTGGGAATACTCCATTAGTAAAACTCAATAAAATAACGTCAGAAGTAGATGCTTTAGTTTTGGCTAAAGTAGAAACATTCAATCCTGGTAATTCAGTAAAAGACCGTATGGCTGTAAAAATGATTGAAGATGCTGAAGCAGATGGACGTTTGCAACCAGGAGGAACAATAATAGAAGGAACTTCTGGAAATACTGGAATGGGTTTGGCGTTGGTAGCCATTATAAAAGGTTATAAATTGATCTGTGTGATATCCGATAAGCAATCTAAAGAGAAAATGGATATCCTTCGTGCCGTGGGTGCCAAAGTAGTAGTTTGTCCTACCGATGTGGAGCCTACAGATCCTCGTTCGTATTACTCGGTTTCCAAAAGATTGGCATCAGAGACACCAAACTCTTGGTATGTAAATCAATACGATAATATGTCCAATTCCTTAGCGCATTACGAGCAAACAGGACCCGAGATTTGGAAACAAACCGAAGGGAAAATAACTCATTTTGTGGTTGGAGTTGGAACTGGTGGAACAATTTCGGGCGTTGGGAAATTCTTGAAAGAGAAAAATCCAAACATCAAAATTTGGGGAATTGACACGTATGGCTCTGTTTTTAAAAAATACCACGAAACTGGGATATTTGATGAAAATGAAATTTATTCGTACATCACAGAAGGAATAGGTGAAGATATTTTACCAAAGAATGTGGACTTCTCTCTTATTGATGGATTTACCAAAGTAACCGATAAAGACGCAGCAGTTTATACCCGAAAAATTGCTCTTGAAGAAGGAATATTTGTTGGGAATTCTGCAGGTGCTGCTATAAAAGGATTGTTGCAGCTCAAAGAGCATTTCAAACCAGAAGATGTGGTTGTGGTATTGTTTCATGATTCTGGAAGCCGTTACGTGGGTAAAATGTTTAATGATGACTGGATGAGAGAAAGAGGATTCTTGGAAGATGATGTAACCAAAGCGGAAGACGTTATCAAAGATCATATCAATCAACCATTAGTTATTGTTCGAACTGAAGAATTAGTTTCGCACGCTATTGATCGCATGCGTAAGTATAATATTTCGCAAATCCCTGTGGTTGATATTACTGGTTTTGTTGGTTCTGTTGACGAAACAGATTTGTTTAGAAGTTATGTAGCTGATAAAAATGTAGCTGATAAACCTATCAAAGAAGTTATGGGTAAACCGTTTCCTGTTGTAAAATTAGGAACTTCAATCGAAGATGTATCTAAGTTATTTACTAAAGAAAATGATGCCGTTTTGGTTGAACTTGAAAATGGGAATCATCAAATTATTACTAAATCGGATATTATTCGGTCGATGAAATAA
- a CDS encoding putative porin — MRIFFSLFFLAFPFLLFSQVNSAKEIDYNSKYNSSDSIKKKKAPEATYDMYQIISLDRDTTYIDTTQSIRKEHSFNYLRKDNFGLLSFSNEGQTYNTLQYGLNGFSPYPGFGFTAKQFNFSKAEHIRYANVATPVTELYFKTTIVRGQSTDVYFAINTSPRLNFSIAYRALRSEGRYINHEARTGNFRFTSSYNTKDGRYVANAHYVAQKVQNEENGGISKSSDFESGDPDFDNRARLGVYFEDAMSLLKGKRFFVDQTFRINPKKGGNNLYVTEQFNYEDIYFDYTQQTVPSYVGGLQVNRFGKSFATSGINDKTTYNKMYNKVGLVYENTTLGAFTFFADDFRSNYFYNNILYFDTETVPNLLSQTINSIGGQYNYRKDKWNGKFSYSKSITDQNLSNLDASAVYDFNEDNQVSFRYQNMNKLPNNNFNLLQSSYKSYNWSNDFVNEKINAISVNADTQWGKLSLQLNSIKDHLYFADVTTDIQRNDSLQQFISPSQYGKVIRYVSLKASKEFVFGKWALDNTLLFQKVDQSDPILNVPEFVTRNTFYFSDYIIDKKLFLQIGLELNYFTSYYSNGYNPLIGEFFTQNKVKIGNYPNLDFFINAKIQRTRIYLKAEHFNSMFSENNYFSAPDYPYRDFLIRFGLVWNFFN; from the coding sequence ATGAGAATTTTCTTTTCTTTATTTTTTTTAGCCTTCCCATTTCTGCTGTTTTCTCAAGTAAATAGTGCTAAAGAAATTGATTATAATAGCAAATACAATTCTTCGGACTCGATAAAGAAGAAAAAAGCGCCTGAAGCAACTTATGATATGTATCAGATTATTTCACTGGATCGGGATACTACTTACATAGATACAACCCAATCTATACGCAAAGAACATTCTTTTAATTATTTGCGAAAAGATAATTTTGGGCTTTTGAGTTTTAGTAATGAGGGACAAACATATAATACACTTCAATATGGTTTGAATGGATTTTCGCCTTATCCCGGGTTTGGTTTTACAGCCAAACAATTTAATTTTAGCAAAGCCGAACACATAAGATATGCTAATGTTGCGACTCCCGTAACCGAGCTTTATTTTAAAACTACCATTGTTAGAGGACAGTCTACAGATGTTTATTTTGCAATAAATACGTCTCCAAGACTGAATTTTTCTATAGCTTACAGGGCATTGCGTTCTGAAGGTAGATACATTAATCATGAAGCTAGAACAGGGAATTTTCGATTTACAAGTAGCTATAATACCAAAGATGGCCGTTATGTTGCCAATGCGCATTATGTAGCGCAAAAGGTTCAAAACGAAGAAAATGGAGGGATTAGTAAGTCTAGTGATTTTGAGAGTGGCGACCCTGATTTTGATAATAGAGCCCGATTGGGGGTTTATTTCGAAGATGCTATGTCGTTGTTGAAAGGGAAACGTTTTTTTGTGGATCAAACCTTTAGGATCAACCCAAAAAAAGGAGGAAACAATCTATATGTAACAGAACAATTTAATTACGAAGATATTTACTTTGATTATACCCAACAAACCGTCCCATCCTATGTAGGAGGGCTACAGGTGAATCGTTTTGGTAAATCATTTGCTACAAGTGGTATAAATGATAAAACTACCTATAACAAAATGTATAATAAGGTGGGTTTGGTTTATGAAAATACCACTTTGGGTGCTTTTACTTTTTTTGCAGATGATTTTAGATCCAATTATTTTTACAACAATATTTTGTATTTTGATACCGAAACTGTTCCAAATTTGTTAAGTCAAACTATTAATAGTATTGGGGGACAATACAATTATCGCAAAGACAAATGGAATGGGAAATTTTCATATTCTAAATCGATTACAGATCAAAATTTATCCAATTTAGACGCCTCGGCAGTATATGATTTTAACGAGGACAATCAAGTGTCATTTCGTTACCAAAACATGAATAAGTTGCCTAATAACAATTTCAACTTACTTCAGAGTAGTTATAAATCGTATAATTGGTCGAATGATTTTGTGAATGAAAAAATAAATGCTATCAGTGTAAACGCTGACACGCAATGGGGTAAATTGTCTTTGCAATTGAATTCTATTAAAGATCATTTGTATTTTGCCGATGTAACAACAGATATTCAACGAAATGATAGTTTGCAACAATTTATATCGCCTTCACAATATGGAAAGGTCATTCGTTATGTTTCGTTGAAGGCGTCTAAGGAGTTTGTTTTTGGTAAATGGGCATTAGATAATACTTTGTTGTTTCAAAAAGTTGATCAATCGGATCCAATTTTGAATGTTCCGGAATTTGTAACCAGAAACACTTTTTACTTTTCGGATTATATAATTGATAAAAAATTATTTTTACAAATAGGGTTGGAGTTAAATTATTTTACCAGTTATTACAGTAACGGTTATAATCCTTTGATTGGCGAATTTTTTACTCAAAATAAAGTAAAGATTGGTAATTATCCTAATTTGGACTTTTTTATAAATGCAAAAATTCAACGAACCCGAATTTATTTAAAGGCAGAACATTTTAATTCGATGTTTTCAGAAAATAATTATTTTTCGGCACCCGATTATCCGTATCGTGATTTCTTAATTCGTTTCGGATTGGTATGGAACTTTTTTAATTAA
- a CDS encoding ribonuclease HII codes for MLLNNFSTFLLETGTDEAGRGCLAGPVTAAAVILPIDFENTILNDSKQLSEKVREKLRPIIEEHAITFAVTHLHPKEIDEINILNASMKGMQECILKLNQTPEFIIVDGNRALNAKLGLKNTFGKQFSKAEIERLKSIPNQSIIKGDSKYLSIAAASVLAKTYRDEYMDKIHEEFPMYNWKKNKGYPTKEHREAIRKYGTTKYHRMSFRLLPEQLKLEI; via the coding sequence ATGCTTCTAAATAATTTTTCTACCTTTCTGCTTGAAACAGGTACTGACGAAGCCGGTCGTGGATGCCTTGCTGGTCCGGTAACCGCTGCAGCCGTAATTCTACCAATAGATTTTGAAAATACAATCTTAAATGATAGCAAGCAACTAAGCGAAAAAGTTCGAGAAAAACTTCGACCAATTATCGAAGAACATGCTATTACATTTGCCGTTACCCATTTGCATCCCAAAGAAATTGATGAAATAAATATTCTCAATGCTTCGATGAAAGGAATGCAGGAATGCATCTTAAAATTAAACCAAACTCCAGAATTTATTATTGTGGATGGCAATCGAGCACTAAACGCCAAATTAGGCTTGAAGAATACTTTTGGAAAACAATTCTCAAAAGCTGAAATCGAAAGATTAAAATCAATCCCAAATCAAAGTATCATAAAAGGAGATTCGAAATATTTAAGCATTGCCGCCGCTTCCGTCTTGGCAAAAACCTATCGTGACGAATACATGGACAAAATCCATGAAGAATTCCCCATGTACAATTGGAAAAAAAACAAAGGCTATCCCACCAAAGAACATCGCGAAGCCATCCGAAAATATGGCACCACAAAATACCACCGAATGAGTTTTAGGTTGCTGCCAGAGCAGTTGAAATTGGAAATTTAA
- the lipB gene encoding lipoyl(octanoyl) transferase LipB, with amino-acid sequence MNKTIQLQDLGNKDYKATWEYQEELFKGIVDLKIQNRREGTVVETPNYFLFVEHPHVYTLGKSGDLTNLLLSEKQLEAKGATFYKINRGGDITYHGPGQIVGYPILDLENFFSDIHKYLRFLEEAIILTLQEYGIGCGRSEGETGVWLGVGTPFARKICAMGVRASRWVTMHGFALNVNADLGYFDNIIPCGIRGKAVTSLNVELGVEKVDEQEVKEKILKHFSDLFEAEFVTL; translated from the coding sequence ATGAACAAAACCATCCAACTTCAAGATTTAGGTAATAAAGATTATAAAGCAACTTGGGAATACCAAGAAGAGTTGTTCAAAGGAATTGTGGATTTAAAAATTCAGAACAGGAGAGAAGGTACAGTTGTTGAAACGCCAAATTATTTTCTTTTTGTCGAACATCCGCATGTCTATACTTTGGGAAAAAGTGGAGATTTAACCAACTTGCTCCTATCCGAAAAACAGTTGGAAGCCAAAGGAGCCACTTTCTATAAAATTAATCGAGGTGGTGATATTACCTATCACGGACCGGGACAAATTGTGGGTTATCCTATTCTAGATTTGGAGAATTTCTTTTCGGATATTCATAAATACTTGCGTTTCTTGGAGGAAGCCATCATTCTTACATTACAAGAGTACGGAATAGGATGTGGCCGTAGCGAAGGCGAAACTGGAGTTTGGCTGGGGGTAGGAACACCTTTCGCCAGAAAGATTTGTGCTATGGGAGTTCGCGCTTCCCGCTGGGTAACGATGCACGGATTCGCCTTAAATGTCAACGCCGACTTGGGATATTTTGACAACATCATTCCATGTGGAATTCGTGGTAAAGCGGTAACTTCTTTGAATGTTGAACTTGGTGTAGAAAAAGTAGATGAGCAAGAAGTGAAAGAAAAAATCCTAAAACATTTCTCTGATTTGTTTGAAGCGGAGTTTGTGACTTTATAA